Part of the Dehalococcoidia bacterium genome is shown below.
GCCAGCCGTCTCCTGGCCAAGTTTAAGGGGCTGGGGGGCCTGGCCCGCGCCACCTTCGGTGAGCTGTGTGCCGAACACGGAGTGGGGGTGGCCAAGGCTGCCCAGGTCAAGGCTGCCCTGGAGCTGGGAAAGCGCCTCATGGCCTCCTCCCCCACCGAGAGGCCGGTGGTGAGGTCGCCGCAGGACGTGGCCCGACTCCTGGGCGAGATGGCTCTGCTGGAGCAGGAGCATTTGCGCGTGCTTCTCCTCAACACGCGTAATCACGTCCTGAGAGCCCCCGAGATCTACAAGGGCACCGTCAACTCTGCCTCGGTGCGGGTGGCGGAGGTCTTCCGGGAGGCCGTGCGCGAAGGATGTCCGGCCATCGTGGTGGTGCACAATCATCCATCAGGCGACCCGGAG
Proteins encoded:
- the radC gene encoding DNA repair protein RadC, whose protein sequence is MPEYRVRIKDLPSQMRPRERLLRHGPESLSDPELLAIILRVGSEKESAVALASRLLAKFKGLGGLARATFGELCAEHGVGVAKAAQVKAALELGKRLMASSPTERPVVRSPQDVARLLGEMALLEQEHLRVLLLNTRNHVLRAPEIYKGTVNSASVRVAEVFREAVREGCPAIVVVHNHPSGDPEPSAEDVAVTRQLVMAGQLLGIEVLDHVVLARGGYVSLRERGLGFDG